A genomic stretch from Lathyrus oleraceus cultivar Zhongwan6 chromosome 2, CAAS_Psat_ZW6_1.0, whole genome shotgun sequence includes:
- the LOC127118636 gene encoding sucrose transport protein SUC4: MPSHEINQHRSRTRPSTSSSRPQQPVQARIPLRKLLRVASVASGIQFGWALQLSLLTPYVQQLGIPHKWASIIWLCGPVSGLFVQPLVGHLSDRCASRFGRRRPFILVGATSIIVAVVIIAYAADIGWLIGDDVSQSYRPYAIGVFVFGFWILDVANNVTQGPCRALLADLTRNDARRTRVANAYFSLCMAVGNILGYATGSYSGWYKIFTFTITPACSISCANLKSAFFLDIAFIAVTTYLSIVSANEVPLSSRGEAHAGEGAGESGGAEEAFMWELFGTFKYFSMPIWIVLSVTALTWTGWFPFTLFDTDWMGREIYGGDPNGGLVYDSGVRMGALGLLLNSVVLGITSLLMERLCRKRGAGFVWGLSNISMTICFISMLVLTYAAKSIGYVEKGLPPPTGIVIAALAIFTILGFPLAITYSVPYALISTHIEPLGLGQGLSMGVLNLAIVVPQIIVSLGSGPWDQLFGGGNSPAFAVAAVAALFSGLIALLAIPRTGTQKPRIRV, translated from the exons ATGCCGAGCCACGAAATAAATCAACACCGGTCCAGAACCCGACCGTCCACGTCATCAAGCCGTCCACAACAACCGGTTCAAGCCCGAATCCCCTTACGGAAGTTACTCCGAGTAGCATCAGTAGCAAGCGGAATTCAATTCGGTTGGGCTTTACAGCTTTCACTATTAACACCCTACGTTCAACAACTCGGCATTCCTCATAAATGGGCGAGTATCATCTGGCTCTGCGGCCCGGTTTCCGGTTTATTCGTCCAGCCTTTGGTTGGACATTTAAGCGACCGGTGCGCCAGCCGCTTCGGTCGCCGTAGACCGTTTATTCTAGTCGGCGCGACTTCGATCATCGTCGCGGTTGTTATAATCGCTTACGCCGCGGATATCGGTTGGTTGATTGGGGATGATGTTAGCCAGAGTTATCGTCCTTATGCGATTGGAGTTTTCGTTTTCGGCTTTTGGATTCTTGATGTTGCTAATAATGTTACGCAAGGTCCTTGTAGAGCTTTACTCGCGGATCTTACCA GAAATGATGCTCGAAGGACACGTGTTGCAAATGCTTATTTCTCCCTGTGTATGGCCGTTGGTAACATTCTTGGCTATGCAACTGGGTCATACAGTGGCTGGTACAAGATTTTTACATTCACAATTACCCCTGCTTGCTCTATCAGTTGTGCAAATCTCAAGTCTGCTTTCTTTCTCGACATTGCTTTCATTGCGGTAACGACATATCTCAGCATTGTGTCAGCTAATGAAGTGCCTCTAAGTTCAAGGGGGGAAGCACATGCTGGAGAAGGGGCTGGAGAGTCAGGTGGTGCGGAAGAAGCTTTCATGTGGGAATTGTTTGGGACATTCAAATATTTTTCAATGCCTATCTGGATAGTACTGTCTGTAACTGCTCTAACATGGACTGGGTGGTTCCCGTTTACTCTATTTGATACTGATTGGATGGGTCGGGAAATTTACGGTGGTGATCCAAATGGAGGCCTTGTTTATGATTCTGGAGTTAGAATGGGAGCACTTGGTTTGTTGCTTAATTCAGTTGTTCTTGGAATAACATCATTGCTCATGGAAAGACTATGCAGGAAGCGAGGGGCTGGTTTTGTGTGGGGACTCTCAAATATCTCTATGACTATTTGCTTTATTTCAATGCTAGTATTAACCTATGCGGCAAAGAGTATTGGCTACGTAGAAAAAGGTCTACCACCACCAACAGGCATTGTGATCGCAGCGTTAGCAATATTTACCATTCTTGGGTTTCCACTGGCA ATCACTTACAGTGTTCCATATGCCTTAATTTCCACACATATCGAACCACTGGGACTTGGCCAAG GGTTATCAATGGGTGTCCTGAATCTGGCAATAGTGGTCCCGCAG ATCATAGTGTCCTTGGGAAGTGGACCATGGGATCAGTTATTCGGTGGAGGAAACTCTCCAGCCTTTGCTGTGGCAGCGGTTGCAGCCCTTTTTAGCGGACTCATAGCTTTGTTAGCTATTCCCCGAACTGGTACACAAAAGCCTCGAATCCGTGTATGA
- the LOC127118635 gene encoding protein DETOXIFICATION 48 isoform X2, whose product MAVIGRKALTEIKEIGKISGPTTITGLLIYSRAMISMIFLGYLGEMELAGGSLSIGFANITGYSVISGLAMGMEPICGQAYGAKQWKILGLTLQRTVLLLLSTSIPISFIWSNMKTILLFSGQDQEISSMAQTFILYSIPDLFLLSFLHPLRIYLRTQGITLPLTYCSAVSVLLHVPLNFLLVVYFEMGIAGVSIAMVLTNLNLVILLSSFLWFSRVYKDSWISPSLECVKGWSSLLSLAIPTCVSVCLEWWWYEFMIMMCGLLINPKATIASMGILIQTTSLVYVFPSSLSLGVSTRIGNELGANRPQKARISMIVSLFVAMVLGLGAMLFTTLMRNQWGKFFTSDKEILELTSIVLPIVGLCELGNCPQTTGCGVLRGSARPTIGANINLGSFYLVGMPVAIFLGFVAKLGFAGLWIGLLAAQGSCAMLMLIVLCRTDWNVEVQRAKELTRASTIKTTTCDDDNDGKLPTFIETKMNKNNVHDCLEEIVITHDEKDPLIITTTTTTNYIED is encoded by the exons ATGGCTGTGATTGGGAGAAAG GCCTTAACAGAAATCAAAGAAATAGGAAAAATATCAGGTCCAACAACAATAACTGGTTTATTGATATATTCAAGAGCTATGATCTCAATGATTTTTCTTGGATATCTTGGTGAGATGGAGCTTGCAGGAGGTTCACTTTCAATAGGTTTTGCAAACATCACTGGCTACTCAGTGATTTCAGGCTTAGCCATGGGAATGGAACCAATTTGTGGACAAGCTTATGGAGCAAAACAATGGAAGATACTTGGTTTAACACTTCAAAGAACAgttcttcttcttctttcaaCTTCAATCCCTATCTCATTCATTTGGTCCAACATGAAAACAATCCTTTTGTTTTCAGGTCAAGACCAAGAAATTTCATCCATGGCACAAACTTTTATACTTTACTCAATACCTGATCTTTTTCTTCTCTCATTTCTTCATCCTTTGAGAATCTATCTTAGGACTCAAGGAATCACATTGCCATTGACTTATTGTTCAGCTGTTTCTGTTTTGCTTCATGTCCCTCTCAATTTTCTTTTAGTTGTTTATTTCGAAATGGGGATTGCGGGGGTGTCGATAGCAATGGTTTTGACTAATTTGAACCTTGTTATTTTGTTATCGTCTTTTTTGTGGTTCTCTAGAGTTTATAAAGACTCGTGGATTTCGCCGAGCTTAGAATGCGTTAAAGGGTGGTCCTCATTGCTTTCGTTGGCGATTCCTACTTGCGTTTCGGTTTGTCTCGAATGGTGGTGGTACGAGTTCATGATAATGATGTGTGGACTTTTGATTAACCCTAAAGCAACTATTGCTTCAATGGGAATACTCATTCAAACAACATCTTTGGTTTATGTTTTTCCATCGTCACTCAGTCTCGGTGTTTCCACAAGAATCGGGAACGAGTTAGGCGCGAATAGGCCACAAAAAGCGAGAATCTCAATGATAGTTTCTCTTTTTGTTGCTATGGTTTTAGGACTAGGAGCAATGCTATTCACAACATTGATGAGAAACCAATGGGGAAAATTCTTCACAAGTGACAAAGAAATTCTTGAACTAACATCCATTGTGTTACCAATTGTTGGACTTTGTGAGCTCGGAAATTGTCCACAAACAACGGGTTGCGGTGTTCTTAGAGGAAGCGCGAGACCGACAATCGGTGCTAACATAAACTTGGGATCTTTTTACCTCGTTGGAATGCCGGTCGCGATCTTTTTAGGATTTGTTGCTAAATTGGGATTTGCAGGGTTGTGGATTGGGTTACTTGCAGCTCAAGGCTCATGTGCCATGCTTATGTTGATTGTTCTTTGTAGAACCGATTGGAATGTGGAAGTTCAAAGAGCTAAAGAACTCACAAGAGCTTCAACAATAAAAACTACTACTTGTGATGATGACAATGATGGTAAATTACCTACATTTATTGAAACTAAGATGAACAAGAATAATGTTCATGATTGTCTTGAAGAAATTGTTATCACTCATGATGAAAAAGATCCACTTATCATAACAACAACTACTACTACCAATTACATTGAAGATTAG
- the LOC127118635 gene encoding protein DETOXIFICATION 48 isoform X1 has product MCNPKPSSPTSPFLSPTKTHTKVSYSNPTLDDDHVQDEFHSWPSLKEALTEIKEIGKISGPTTITGLLIYSRAMISMIFLGYLGEMELAGGSLSIGFANITGYSVISGLAMGMEPICGQAYGAKQWKILGLTLQRTVLLLLSTSIPISFIWSNMKTILLFSGQDQEISSMAQTFILYSIPDLFLLSFLHPLRIYLRTQGITLPLTYCSAVSVLLHVPLNFLLVVYFEMGIAGVSIAMVLTNLNLVILLSSFLWFSRVYKDSWISPSLECVKGWSSLLSLAIPTCVSVCLEWWWYEFMIMMCGLLINPKATIASMGILIQTTSLVYVFPSSLSLGVSTRIGNELGANRPQKARISMIVSLFVAMVLGLGAMLFTTLMRNQWGKFFTSDKEILELTSIVLPIVGLCELGNCPQTTGCGVLRGSARPTIGANINLGSFYLVGMPVAIFLGFVAKLGFAGLWIGLLAAQGSCAMLMLIVLCRTDWNVEVQRAKELTRASTIKTTTCDDDNDGKLPTFIETKMNKNNVHDCLEEIVITHDEKDPLIITTTTTTNYIED; this is encoded by the exons ATGTGCAATCCAAAGCCATCTTCACCAACATCACCATTTCTTTCTCCAACAAAAACTCACACCAAAGTTTCTTATTCCAATCCTACCCTTGATGATGATCATGTTCAAGATGAATTTCATTCATGGCCTTCTCTTAAAGAG GCCTTAACAGAAATCAAAGAAATAGGAAAAATATCAGGTCCAACAACAATAACTGGTTTATTGATATATTCAAGAGCTATGATCTCAATGATTTTTCTTGGATATCTTGGTGAGATGGAGCTTGCAGGAGGTTCACTTTCAATAGGTTTTGCAAACATCACTGGCTACTCAGTGATTTCAGGCTTAGCCATGGGAATGGAACCAATTTGTGGACAAGCTTATGGAGCAAAACAATGGAAGATACTTGGTTTAACACTTCAAAGAACAgttcttcttcttctttcaaCTTCAATCCCTATCTCATTCATTTGGTCCAACATGAAAACAATCCTTTTGTTTTCAGGTCAAGACCAAGAAATTTCATCCATGGCACAAACTTTTATACTTTACTCAATACCTGATCTTTTTCTTCTCTCATTTCTTCATCCTTTGAGAATCTATCTTAGGACTCAAGGAATCACATTGCCATTGACTTATTGTTCAGCTGTTTCTGTTTTGCTTCATGTCCCTCTCAATTTTCTTTTAGTTGTTTATTTCGAAATGGGGATTGCGGGGGTGTCGATAGCAATGGTTTTGACTAATTTGAACCTTGTTATTTTGTTATCGTCTTTTTTGTGGTTCTCTAGAGTTTATAAAGACTCGTGGATTTCGCCGAGCTTAGAATGCGTTAAAGGGTGGTCCTCATTGCTTTCGTTGGCGATTCCTACTTGCGTTTCGGTTTGTCTCGAATGGTGGTGGTACGAGTTCATGATAATGATGTGTGGACTTTTGATTAACCCTAAAGCAACTATTGCTTCAATGGGAATACTCATTCAAACAACATCTTTGGTTTATGTTTTTCCATCGTCACTCAGTCTCGGTGTTTCCACAAGAATCGGGAACGAGTTAGGCGCGAATAGGCCACAAAAAGCGAGAATCTCAATGATAGTTTCTCTTTTTGTTGCTATGGTTTTAGGACTAGGAGCAATGCTATTCACAACATTGATGAGAAACCAATGGGGAAAATTCTTCACAAGTGACAAAGAAATTCTTGAACTAACATCCATTGTGTTACCAATTGTTGGACTTTGTGAGCTCGGAAATTGTCCACAAACAACGGGTTGCGGTGTTCTTAGAGGAAGCGCGAGACCGACAATCGGTGCTAACATAAACTTGGGATCTTTTTACCTCGTTGGAATGCCGGTCGCGATCTTTTTAGGATTTGTTGCTAAATTGGGATTTGCAGGGTTGTGGATTGGGTTACTTGCAGCTCAAGGCTCATGTGCCATGCTTATGTTGATTGTTCTTTGTAGAACCGATTGGAATGTGGAAGTTCAAAGAGCTAAAGAACTCACAAGAGCTTCAACAATAAAAACTACTACTTGTGATGATGACAATGATGGTAAATTACCTACATTTATTGAAACTAAGATGAACAAGAATAATGTTCATGATTGTCTTGAAGAAATTGTTATCACTCATGATGAAAAAGATCCACTTATCATAACAACAACTACTACTACCAATTACATTGAAGATTAG